Within Serratia odorifera, the genomic segment TGGTCTGGCCGGCACCATTTCGACTTCCTACAGCGATCCGTTCACCGTCGCGCGTCAGTTGGCGACGATAGACAATATCAGCCAGGGGCGGGCAGGCTGGAACGTGGTCACCTCGCCCTTGGCCGGGTCGGCGAAGAATTTTGGCAAACAGCACCCCGAACACGCGCTACGCTACCAGATTGCCGAGGAGTACATCAGCGTGGTACAGGGGCTGTGGGATTCGTGGGAGGACGATGCATTTGTACGTGACCGCGCCAGTGGCGTGTTCTTTGATGCGGCCAAACTGCATAAGCTGAATCATCAGGGGCAGTTTTTCTCGGTGGAAGGGCCGTTGAACATTCAGCGCTCGCCGCAGGGACAACCGGTGATTTTTCAGGCGGGGGCGTCGGATGCCGGTATCGCGCTGGCGGGCAAATCCGCCGATGCGGTGTTTACTAACGCCCGCACGCTGGCGGAAGCGCAGGAATATTCGGCGAAGTTGCAGGCGCAGGTCAGCAAAAATGGGCGTCATCCGGTGGGTATCTTCCCGGGCATCAGCCCGATCGTCGGCAAAACCATAGAGGAAGCTGAAGCCAAATATCGCTATTTACTGTCGTTGCTGTCGTTGGAGGACGCGTTGGCCTATCTTGGGCGTTTCTTTGAGCACCATGATTTCAGCCAGTACCCGCCGGACGGCCCGTTCCCCGAGCTGGGTGAACTGGGGCAGAACAGTTTCCGTTCCACCACCGACAGCATTAAAAAACGTGCGCGCGAGGAACAACTGACGCTGCGTGAAGTGGCCTATCAGACGACGCTGCCGCGCGGTGAATTCTTTGGCACGCCGGAGCAGGTTGCCGACCAGTTGATCCGCTGGGTAGAAGAGGGCGGCGCCAGCGGCTTTATCATCAGCGGCCCGGTGCTGCCTGAGGCGCTGGCGACATTACCCGGCTGGTGTTGCCGGTGCTGGCGGCACGCGGATACTGGCAGCCGTCGACGGCGACCACGCTAAGAGAGCGGCTGGACATTCCATTCAAAACCAGCCGTTATAGCGTGCCGGCAACGCGGCGCGACACGGTGAGCGAGCAGTAGCGTCCAGCGTCATCATCATGACGTTCGCCGTTGCCCGCGTTTTGCCGCGATGCCGATTGAACTGAACCGGCGTCGGCAAATAAAAGCAAAAAGCCCGCTTAAGTTTCCTTAAGCGGGCTTCTCTAAAATGGCACCTCTGACTGGGATCGCCTTTGCCAGTAACTGGCTAATATTCAAGCTAAACCTGAATCCACTTTCTGTCAAGACCACCAAAATGACCACCAATAGTAGCGGGTTACGTAAGGCTGGGTTGAGTGAACCTCGGATATGCTGATCGTTACTTTGGTGTTCCATGGATGGGGTGGATATGAAAGTTATCTATTCGCAGAACCGTATGGGTACAGCAATTGACGCACGTAATGCAGTAAATACTGGCCGGACTCTCCGCTTTTGAGTGAAGCCGCAGTTGTGGATTTTATTAAAGTGGCAAATGCGTAAAAAATAGATCAATGAATAGTATAGGTTTAGGCCCTATTGTGTAATATGTCCGCAACTATAGGTGTTTAGGTAAAGTACAGAATGAAGACGCTTAAAGCATCGTTGCTCAATGCTCTGCAACAGATGAGGGAGGCCGTGGTGTGAGTCAAGAGGTATTTTATCTACCTTATTTCGATGGAACGCGACCTTAAAAGTCCTACCTCGAACAAGTTAGCCTACTATGCGATTTGATGGAGATCCATCCGCTCACGCTGTTGGTTTATGCAGGTGTCGGACTACTTGAAGTCTCCAGCTTTTATAAATTGTTCGGTACTAGTTGGATATCCTCGTAGTGAACAAGGAGTGCAAAAGAATGACTTACTCTGTTTCGCCGTCATCACTACTCACCGAGTACGGCAACGACAACATATGCCGTGTTCTCGCACTTGATGGTGGCGGTGCAAAGGGCTTTTATACACTGGGTGTCCTCAAGGAAATTGAGGCTATGCTTGGGTGCCCATTATATAAGAGGTTTGATCTTGTATTTGGTACTAGCACCGGTGCGATTATTGCCGCGCTCATCGCTCTAGGATACGAAGTAGATCAAATACACGCACTGTACACCGAACATGTACCACGAGTTATGTCCAGCCGGTCGGCTGCGGCAAGAACAATGGCGCTCCAGGATTTGGCTAAGGAAGTTTTTCAAGACAAGACATTCGAAGATGTTCTGATGGGTATTGGCATCGTCGCAACTCGATGGATGACCGAAAGACCAATGATCTTCAAAGGTAATATTGTGCAGGCCCATGGTCGCAAGGGAACCTTCAGTCCAGGATTCGGGGTCAGCATCGCTGATGCAGTGCAAGCGTCTTGCTCGGCTTATCCGTTCTTCGAAAGGAAAGTGATTGTTACCGCAGCAGGAGATAAGGTTGAGTTGATCGATGGAGGTTACTGCGCAAACAACCCCACCTTGTTTGCAATCGCCGACGCCACTGTCGCTCTGAAAAAAGATCACAAGGATATCCGGGTTATAAATGTCGGTGTTGGTATCTATCCAGAACCTAAACCAGGTCTCCTTATGCGGATTGCTAAGAAATGGCTCGCAGTCCAGCTGCTTCAAAAAACTTTAGAGATCAATACACAATCGATGGATCAACTACGCGACATTCTATTCAAAGATATTCCGACGATTCGGATCAGCGACACATTCGAACGGCCTGAGATGGCGACAGATTTACTTGAGTACAATTTAGATAAACTGAATACCCTTCGACAGCGTGGTAGGGAGTCTTTTGGAGCTCGTGAGGCACAATTAAGAGAGTTTCTGATATGAGTGAGGCGAAATAATATGGGAATACCTGAATCACAGCTCGATACATGGTCCCACCAAGGATCTATTGCACAGTCTGCCTCGACTTATAGTATTATAAAGAATGCATTAGAGAGCGCAAACACTAAGTATCATGGAAAGAATTTTAAAGTATTCCTTCAGGGCTCCTATGGAAACGATACTAACATTTATGCTGAAAGTGACGTTGATGTAGTCATATGTCTTGATGATGTCTACTACAGTGACCTCACACAGTTATCACCAGAAGACAAAGAGGCGTATGACCGTGCATTTGTTCCTGCAACCTACTCGTATACTCAATTTAAGCAAGATGTGCTTGAGGCTCTTACAGAGCGCTTCGGGTCTGATGTTAAGGTCGGAGATAAGGCCATAGTTGTAGCGGCAAATGGAAGTAGGCGCAAAGCTGACGTTATCGCATCAATGCAGTTTCGTCGTTATTGGAAATTCAAGGGGCATTACGACTCACAATACGATGAGGGCATCTGTTTCTTTAATGGCGCTGGTGAACGGATTGCCAATTACCCCAAGCAGCATTCAGAAAATCTCACCTTAAAACATCAGGCCAGTAATAAATGGCTAAAGCCCATGGTTCGCGTACTGAAGAACCTTCGAAGTAAACTCATTGCTGACGGAAAATTGAAGCCAGGACTTGCACCTTCCTATTACCTTGAAGGTCTACTCTACAACGTGCCAAATGAAAAGTTTGGCACCAGTTATGCTGATTGTTTTGTCAATGCCATTAATTGGATTCAGACAGAAGCAGATAAAGACAAGCTGCTATGCGCCAATGAACAGTATTACTTGCTTTGGGAGGGGACACATACCTCATGGGAGAAAGCCGATGCGGAAGCGTTTATCGACGCTGCAATAAAAATGTGGAATGAATGGTGAAGTGAGTCGACAAAACTGCTGGTCTTAGGGCACGGCAAACAGCAAGCAGGAGAAATCGAGGTGGCAGGTAGCATCATCAACCTTTTTATGTGGGGATATCAGGACAGCTACAGAATTCACATCCAGATTCTGGCACGTAATATACTGAAAAAATTGGGTGCACCGGCTGATGCAGAAGTGCTACTTGTTGGTGCTCGCCGCCCTGGCAGTAAAAATGCGAATCCGATATGCGTAGAGCCAGAAGATGGTAAGTGGCATCTATCTTTGTTTGAAGGATTGCTGGATTCAGTTGAATCGATTTACAAGAATCATCGGTTACAGAGTATGATTTTTGGTGATGGGCCAAGCATGCGCGACAAGCCAGAGTGGATACGTCGCGACTCAGTGCGAACATCGGTTAGTAAGGCACTCGAAGCTTTTGATACCGAGCATAACGTAACGTCATTTTGCGGAGAGTCTAGGCGAATAGACGACTATTATGTCACCCCAGTCATACAGATTCCAAACGACACTTTCGAGAAATTCCCTCCTTTGCTCTCCAAGTCTGTTGACGAAAGCCAACAAGGACATGGATTTCGCAGTCTGATACATGCAGCGATGTATGCGGTTCTTCGTGAGGCTACCGAGGAATTGCATAACCCTGATCCAGGACGATTTATCCAAGGCAGTATGAGAGATGCCGAGGAAATAATACGGATTGCTGCAAAGGACTTTCTGCACACCGCAGGCCTCTCGATCGAACGAAGATACATTCATACTGATCTTTTCGATGCTTTGAACCTTGTCTCCTCTCTTATGTACGAGGGGGCGAAAGGCATAGGTCAGCTCATTCTCGTCGATCCAGATAACGAGGCGGTTGAGTTCTTGGCGAAGTTTGTTGAGCCAGTTCCCTTTCGTGAGCCACGATGGGTTCGGAAAGTCTTGCAGATGGCGGCATCAGGTGTCGGCATTATCGCAAATAGTCAGTACATCTATGGACTTGGGAGACTGAAGGAGTCGCACGATCCCAGGGCACAAGATGCGTTCACGGTAGATTTTATAGATCATTATCACTGGCAGTTGTACTGCGGTAACCAAGCACTGCTACTCAGTCAATATGCTGTGCCCAAACTTCCACAGGAGCCTTTTGACAAAGCTGCCTTCCTGGCAAATTACGCGAGACTATTTCCGTTGTCTTCACAAGATAGTGGATTGCACTTGTGGAACCTTCTGATGACCCAAACCAGTCAGGGGTATGGGAGCATGATTGTCGTTGCGGAAGATGCGGCCTGCGAGGCGAATCGACTTTGCAAGCAAGGTACTAGAATCGTGCCAACTAGGCTCACTGAATCACTCCTTCGAAGTGTCAGCGGTATTGATGGCACAATACTGCTTGATCCTGCTGGTCTTTGCCATGCTATCGGGATTATTCTCGACGGTGAAGCGACCGATGAGTGTACGCCATCAAGGGGATCTCGGTATAATTCCGGAGTGCGTTACGTACAAACGAGCGGCACTCGAAGGCTTGCGATCGTCGTGTCGGATGATCGAACAGTCGATATCATTCCTCAAATCAAGCGACTGTGCAGTCGTTCAAAAATAGAACAATGTGTCGTAACACTGGAGGCGGCAACGCTCGACAACTATCATGATTCTCGGAATTGGTTAAACGACCATCGCTTCTATATCAACGCTGAGCAATGCGCTCGAATTAATGCCGTACTCGACAAACTAGATGCCGTTCCAAAAGAAGTAGGTCTTATCTATTTTGAAACTGAGAGATTTGAAGTTGACCCAGAGATGGACGAAAGCTATCTCATAGACTGACCGAATACCGTTGCGTGATGTCAATATTAGGTACCTCGTGCCAATATCATGGCCTAACGTTTGTTGGTGTAAGTAGGGATGTTATCGTCGTTGGCCTTATGGTTAGGAATTATCTTGCCTGTGGGGGGCTTCACTTTAGGTCAGGCAGGCTTCAAGAGTTTGGTTCATCGGACACTGCCTGATAGTGCCAGTGGATGTCACGTACCGCAAAGAGTCATCGAATGATTCTTCTTCGTTTCAAATGAAGACCTTCCTTTGATTGGATATAAAATGTAAAAATTCTAACTTTACAGGTTAAATCAGCATGTTTTATAGAATTAAAAGTGTTTTATACTAATTACAAAAACACTGATTATTTGTACATTGAAAAGAATAAAAACAGACATATCTTATAGCTATATTCTCTGGTTATGGGGTTTTCAATGTCTGAATTGCATGTAGTCAATGACCATGGAGTACGGCTACTCTGCCTAAATGGTGGTGGGGCCAGAGGGATGTTTACAATCAGTGTGCTTGCTGAGATTGAGAGGATACTTGCCTCTAGGCATCCTGACCAAGAAATCAGAATTGGCGATTACTTTGACCTCATCGCTGGGACATCGATAGGTGGGATCTTGGCTCTCTGATCCTACCCACGTAATGTGGACACGGCCCTAAGCGAGGTTTTGGTTTTCAAACTGTTCCGGGCTAAGACCGCCACAGGCACTGTGACGACGCCAGCGATTGTAATCGCACTCGATATAATTAAACACTGTCGTTCGCATTATTTCCCGGCTGGCAAAGTCCTCCCCGTGGATACATTCCACCTTCAGTGAGTGAAAGAAGCTTTCCGCACAGGCATTGTCGTAACAACAACCTTTAGCGCTCATACTGCCCTGCAGATTATGCCGTTTCAGTAAGCTCTGGTAATCCGTTGAACAGTACTGGCCACCTCGGTCTGTGTGCACGATGACATTTTCCGGGCGTTTACGCCGCCATAACGCCATCTGTAGTGCATCGCAGGCAAGCTGTGCCGTCATCCGTGCGGACATCGACCAGCCAATGACTGACCGCGACCACAGGTCAATCACCACCGCTAGATACAGCCAGCCTTCACCGGTGCGCAGATACGTGATGTCACCCACCCACTTTTGATTCGGGCCGCTGGCGTAAAAGTCCTGCTTCAACAGATTCTCGGATATTGGCAGACCATGCTCACGGTAACTGACCGGGCTGAACCGGCGCGAGGCTTTCGCCCGCAGCCCCTGACGACGCAGACTGGCGGCGATAGTCTTGATGTTGTACTCCGGCAGTTCATCAGCAAGACGAGGCGCTCCATAACGCTGTTTTGCCTTGGCAAAGGTCTGTCGAACCGCATCATCGCAGACAAGTCGGAACTGTTGACGCCGGTTTATCTGGTGACGACGCTGACGCCAGGCATACCAGCCACTGCGGGCGACGTGCAGTACCCGGCACATGGCTTTGATACTGAACTCAGCCTGATGCTTTTCGATAAAGACATACTTCATTTCAGGCGCTTGGCGAAGTATGTCGCGGCCTTTTGGAGAATGGCCAGTTCCTCGTCCCGTTCAGCCAGTTGGCGTTTGAGGCGGGCATTCTCAGCGGCGAGTTCGCCCTCACGTTCAGAGGACGTTGCCTGTTGCTGCCGCTTGCTACGCCAGGTGTAAATTTGCGACTCATAAAGGCTGAGTTCGCGGGCGGCTGCGGCCACACCAATACGTTCAGCCAGTTTCAGGGCTTCGTCGCGGAATTCAGGTGTATGTTGCTTGCGTGGCTTTTTAGTGGTTGATGCTGGTTTTGTCATGTGAGTCACCTCTTGCTTGAGAGTTTACTCACTTAGTCGCGTGTCCACTATTGCTGGGTAAGATCACTCGGCCTTGCTAAAGGCAAGAGTGCTCGCGAGTTGGAATGTGTTTTCTTAGATAAAGCGAATGATATTTTTCCACCAAGATGGTGGCCATTCAATCTCCTTAAATCACTTGTTTCTCCCATTTATAGTAGTAAACCACTTCGACAAACAATTGAAACGATGATCGGTGGTGAGACTACCTTTAATGACTTGGTCCGGAGAGTAATGGTCCCGGCAGTCAATCTTTCAACAGGAAAACCTCAGTTCTTCAAGACACCACATAACCCAGATTTTACCCGCGACGGTGCACTTAAATTGATTGATGCCGCACTCGCAACCTCCGCTGCACCGACGTTCTTTGCACCACACCATTGTGAAGATCTTGGTTCTTATTTTGCTGATGGAGGTCTGGTCGCCAACAACCCCAGTTATATCGGATTTTTGGAAGTTTTCAGGGACATGAAGTCTGATTTTCCTGATGTTGCTCATAAAGACATACACATACTTAATATCGGTACTACCGGGGAAGAGTATTCACTTAGCCCAAGGCTGCTGAGCAAAAAATGGTGGAATGGCTACTGCCGACTTTGGGGCGTAGGTAAAAAACTGGTCCTTACAACCATGACGGCTAACCAACATCTCCATAAAAATATGCTCCTGCGCGAGCTTACGCTCCATGGTGCCTCCGATAACTACACCAGTCTGGATGAAGTGATCCCTAATGAAGCTGCCAGCGACATCACTCTGGATAATGCCACGAAGAGTTCCATTGAAAATCTGAGTGCAAGGGGAAGACAACTCGCTACTGTGCAGTTCGCTCAGAACCAGAAGCTTAAGAGCTTTTTCACTACACCTGCAAAACCCTTTAAGCGCGCAATCGCGCAGGAGAAACTCTGATGCCTTGGGATTTTAACAATTACTATAGTCACAATATGGATGGCTTAATCAGTAAGCTCAAATTGAGCCAGACTGAATCCGATAAACTCAAAGCACTTCGTCAGATCGTACGTGAAAGGACGAGAGATGTATTTCAGGAAGCTCGCCAAGTCGCAATTGACGTGAGAAGGCAAGCGCTGACACTTGAAAGTGTCAGATTAAAACTTGAGAAAACAAACGTTCGCTACCTCTCCCCCGAAGAACGTGCTGATCTAGCGCGACTTATTTTTGAAATGGAAGATGAAGCACGCGATGACTTCATCAAATTCCAGCCTCGTTTCTGGACTCAAGGAAGTTTTCAGTACGATACGTTAAACAGGCCTTTTCATCCGGGGCAGGAAATGGATATTGATGATGGCACCTACATGCCCATGACGGTGTTTGAATCCGAACCGAGCATTGGACACACTCTGCTCCTCCTTCTCGTGGATACATCACTGAAATCACTAGAAGCTGAAAACGATGGCTGGGTATTTGAAGAAAAGAATACCTGCGGACGCATCAAAATCTATCGGGAGAAAACACACATTGATGTGCCGATGTATGCGATCCCTAAAGAACAATTCCAGAAAAAACAAACAGCAGCAGATTCCGCACACCTCATAAAGTCAGATTCGGTGTTTGAATCTTTTGCATTGAACCGGGGGGGACGCGAGGCTTATGCCGTTGAGTCCGACAAAGTGAACCTAGCACTTCGCGAAGGGATCAGAAGATGGTCAGTCAGCGACCCCAAAATTGTTGAAGACTGGTTCAACGAAAGCTGTAAACGTATCGGCGGGCATCTGCGTTCAGTTTGCCGGTTTATGAAGGCTTGGCGGGATGCACAATGGGAAGTAGGGGGCCCTTCATCAATCAGTCTGATGACTGCGGTCGTCAACATCCTCGATAGAGAATCTCATAATGGCTCCGACCTCACCGGGACGATGAAACTTATTGCCAGGTTGCTGCCTGAGGAATTCAATCGCGGTGTGGAAAGTCCCGACGATACTGACGAAAAACCATTGTTCCCTGCGGAAAGTAACCATAACGTGCACCATAGAGCTATCGTTGAAACTATGGAAGGTCTGTACGGTATTTTACTTGCCGCTGAGCAATCAGTAAGTCGGGAAGAAGCGTTACGTAAAATCAACGAAGCATTTGGTAAACGTGTGACTAATGCTCTATTAATCACGTCAAGTGCTGCAGCTCCGGCATTTCTCAATGCACCATCCAAAGAGCCATCATCTAAACCAATCAACAAAACGATGGTAAGTGGCTGATGGAGGACGGGAAGCTCCATCAAGTGATGACGGGATGCGGGTATCGCTATACGCGTGCCCGCAATCTCCCTGAAAAATCGATTCTGCACAGCAGGGAGCGAGGTGCAGGATATTACACGAAAGAATACGCGACTGATGCCGGTAATTTTAATGTTGCATTGGTGATTCATCCCGACCCTTTCACAGAACTGCCGACAGCATTCATTATTGAGCAACCTGAACAGTTCAAAAGTTGCCTTATGCCCCATGTCGCCCTGGAAGGGTTCCTTTGCTATGTTGAGCAGATGGAAGCAGACTGGGATTCCAACGATCTGGAAGCGACATATAAAGAAGTTGATGCACAGATACACCAGACCCTCATTAATTCGGTATCCGCTGCTACGCAAGGGGTAAATGATAAGAGAGAACTGGAAGGGGAGTTTGCCGCATACTGGCGTCCCAGCGAGACACTCTTTCTTCTGTCAAACGCAAGTCGGGGGACCA encodes:
- the dncV gene encoding CBASS phage resistance system c-GMP-AMP synthase DncV, whose protein sequence is MPWDFNNYYSHNMDGLISKLKLSQTESDKLKALRQIVRERTRDVFQEARQVAIDVRRQALTLESVRLKLEKTNVRYLSPEERADLARLIFEMEDEARDDFIKFQPRFWTQGSFQYDTLNRPFHPGQEMDIDDGTYMPMTVFESEPSIGHTLLLLLVDTSLKSLEAENDGWVFEEKNTCGRIKIYREKTHIDVPMYAIPKEQFQKKQTAADSAHLIKSDSVFESFALNRGGREAYAVESDKVNLALREGIRRWSVSDPKIVEDWFNESCKRIGGHLRSVCRFMKAWRDAQWEVGGPSSISLMTAVVNILDRESHNGSDLTGTMKLIARLLPEEFNRGVESPDDTDEKPLFPAESNHNVHHRAIVETMEGLYGILLAAEQSVSREEALRKINEAFGKRVTNALLITSSAAAPAFLNAPSKEPSSKPINKTMVSG
- a CDS encoding patatin-like phospholipase family protein, encoding MSELHVVNDHGVRLLCLNGGGARGMFTISVLAEIERILASRHPDQEIRIGDYFDLIAGTSIGGILAL
- a CDS encoding patatin-like phospholipase family protein; translation: MTYSVSPSSLLTEYGNDNICRVLALDGGGAKGFYTLGVLKEIEAMLGCPLYKRFDLVFGTSTGAIIAALIALGYEVDQIHALYTEHVPRVMSSRSAAARTMALQDLAKEVFQDKTFEDVLMGIGIVATRWMTERPMIFKGNIVQAHGRKGTFSPGFGVSIADAVQASCSAYPFFERKVIVTAAGDKVELIDGGYCANNPTLFAIADATVALKKDHKDIRVINVGVGIYPEPKPGLLMRIAKKWLAVQLLQKTLEINTQSMDQLRDILFKDIPTIRISDTFERPEMATDLLEYNLDKLNTLRQRGRESFGAREAQLREFLI
- a CDS encoding IS3 family transposase (programmed frameshift); this translates as MTKPASTTKKPRKQHTPEFRDEALKLAERIGVAAAARELSLYESQIYTWRSKRQQQATSSEREGELAAENARLKRQLAERDEELAIPPKGRDILRQAPEMKYVFIEKHQAEFSIKAMCRVLHVARSGWYAWRQRRHQINRRQQFRLVCDDAVRQTFAKAKQRYGAPRLADELPEYNIKTIAASLRRQGLRAKASRRFSPVSYREHGLPISENLLKQDFYASGPNQKWVGDITYLRTGEGWLYLAVVIDLWSRSVIGWSMSARMTAQLACDALQMALWRRKRPENVIVHTDRGGQYCSTDYQSLLKRHNLQGSMSAKGCCYDNACAESFFHSLKVECIHGEDFASREIMRTTVFNYIECDYNRWRRHSACGGLSPEQFENQNLA
- a CDS encoding nucleotidyltransferase domain-containing protein — encoded protein: MGIPESQLDTWSHQGSIAQSASTYSIIKNALESANTKYHGKNFKVFLQGSYGNDTNIYAESDVDVVICLDDVYYSDLTQLSPEDKEAYDRAFVPATYSYTQFKQDVLEALTERFGSDVKVGDKAIVVAANGSRRKADVIASMQFRRYWKFKGHYDSQYDEGICFFNGAGERIANYPKQHSENLTLKHQASNKWLKPMVRVLKNLRSKLIADGKLKPGLAPSYYLEGLLYNVPNEKFGTSYADCFVNAINWIQTEADKDKLLCANEQYYLLWEGTHTSWEKADAEAFIDAAIKMWNEW